The following proteins are co-located in the Callospermophilus lateralis isolate mCalLat2 chromosome 8, mCalLat2.hap1, whole genome shotgun sequence genome:
- the Chrna9 gene encoding neuronal acetylcholine receptor subunit alpha-9, with amino-acid sequence MIWPHSCISFCWIYFAASRLRAVETADGKYAQKLFNDLFEDYSNALRPVEDTDKVLNVTLQITLSQIKDMDERNQILTAYLWIRQIWHDAYLTWDRDQYDGLDSIRIPSDLVWRPDIVLYNKADDESSEPVNTNVVLRYDGLITWDSPAITKSSCVVDVTYFPFDNQQCNLTFGSWTYNGNQVDIFNALDSGDLSDFIEDVEWEVNGMPAVKNVISYGCCSEPYPDVTFTLLLKRRSSFYIVNLLVPCVLISFLAPLSFYLPAASGEKVSLGVTILLAMTVFQLMVAEIMPASENVPLIGKYYIATMALMTASTALTIMVMNIHFCGAEARPVPHWARVVILKYMSRILFVYDVGESCLGPRHSRERDHLPRVYGKLPESNLNTARNKDLPRKKEMNKLLKNDLGCQGGNPQGADGYCARYEALTRNIKYIAKCLKDHKATNSKGSEWKKVAKVIDRFFMWIFFIMVFVMTVLIIARAD; translated from the exons ATGATCTGGCCCCATTCTTGCATCTCCTTTTGCTGGATTTATTTTGCTGCTTCCAGACTGAGAG CTGTAGAAACAGCAGATGGAAAATATGCCCAGAAGTTGTTTAATGACCTTTTTGAAGATTATTCCAATGCTCTTCGTCCAGTAGAAGACACAGATAAAGTCCTGAATGTCACGCTGCAGATTACCCTTTCTCAGATTAAGGATATG GATGAAAGAAACCAAATTCTGACCGCCTATCTATGGATCCGCCAAATCTGGCATGATGCATATCTCACGTGGGATCGAGACCAGTATGATGGGCTGGACTCCATCAGGATTCCCAGTGACCTGGTGTGGAGGCCAGACATTGTTCTTTATAATAA GGCTGATGACGAGTCTTCAGAGCCGGTAAATACCAATGTGGTCCTGCGGTACGATGGACTCATCACCTGGGATTCACCAGCCATCACCAAAAGTTCCTGTGTGGTGGATGTCACCTACTTCCCCTTTGATAACCAGCAGTGCAACCTGACTTTTGGTTCCTGGACCTACAATGGCAATCAGGTGGACATATTCAACGCTCTGGACAGTGGAGATCTCTCGGATTTCATCGAAGATGTGGAATGGGAGGTCAATGGCATGCCTGCCGTGAAGAATGTGATCTCCTACGGCTGCTGCTCTGAGCCTTACCCAGATGTGACCTTCACCCTCCTTCTGAAGAGGAGGTCCTCATTCTATATAGTCAACCTCCTCGTCCCTTGTGTCCTCATATCTTTTCTCGCTCCCTTGAGTTTTTATCTCCCAGCAGCCTCTGGGGAGAAGGTCTCCCTGGGAGTGACCATCCTGTTGGCCATGACTGTGTTTCAGCTCATGGTGGCAGAGATTATGCCAGCCTCAGAAAATGTCCCTCTGATAG GAAAATACTACATAGCCACCATGGCCTTGATGACAGCCTCCACGGCCCTGACCATAATGGTGATGAATATCCACTTCTGCGGGGCTGAGGCCCGGCCTGTGCCTCACTGGGCCAGGGTGGTCATCCTGAAGTACATGTCCAGGATCTTGTTTGTCTACGACGTGGGGGAGAGCTGCCTCGGCCCTCGCCACAGCAGGGAGCGGGACCACCTCCCCAGGGTGTATGGCAAACTCCCGGAGTCCAACCTGAACACAGCCAGGAACAAAGACcttcccagaaaaaaggaaatgaacAAACTCTTAAAGAATGACCTGGGGTGCCAGGGTGGGAACCCACAGGGTGCTGACGGTTACTGTGCCCGGTATGAAGCGCTGACAAGAAATATCAAGTACATAGCCAAGTGCCTCAAAGATCACAAGGCCACCAACTCCAAGGGGAGCGAATGGAAGAAGGTTGCGAAAGTCATAGACCGGTTTTTCATGTGGATTTTTT